One region of Polyodon spathula isolate WHYD16114869_AA chromosome 25, ASM1765450v1, whole genome shotgun sequence genomic DNA includes:
- the LOC121299812 gene encoding AMP deaminase 2-like isoform X4 has protein sequence MAEQRGTPCLYPLTSQRSLPGSCLSLRHIDLRTSMDGKYKEIAEELFSRTMADSEMRSAPYEFPEDSPIEKLEERRQRLERQISQDVKLEPEILLRAKQDFMKIDSATDLEYFNEQSDTCLDHFPKERDLPLEREFQRVTISGEEMCGVPFTDLLDAAKCIVKALFIREKYMARSMQNFCRTTARFLRQLGEKPLGLSVYDEVPETPVAADAPVHPPVSTTHPYENWDPNTMPPDMGFGCKMVDGVMHVYSKSSQMDKSSELDLPYTDLQEYIADMNVLMALIINGPVKSFCYRRLQYLSSKFQMHILLNEMKELAAQKKVPHRDFYNIRKVDTHIHASSCMNQKHLLRFIKRAMKKYPEDIVHVEQGKGQTLSEVFESMNLTAFDLSVDTLDMHADRNTFHRFDKFNAKYNPIGESILREIFIKTDNYIEGKYFGHIIKEVMEDLEESKYQNVELRLSIYGRSRDEWDSLAKWAVKHKVHSDNVRWLVQVPRLFDVYRTKKQLANFQEMLENIFLPLFEATINPQSHPELHLFLQHVDGFDSVDDESKPEHHIFNLDSPLPVNWTVEDNPPYSYYLYYMYANMTVLNHLRRRRGFHMFVLRPHCGEAGPIHHLISGFMLSENISHGLLLRKAPVLQYLYYLAQIGIAMSPLSNNSLFLSYHRNPLPEYLSRGLMVSLSTDDPLQFHFTKEPLMEEYSIAAQVWKLSSCDMCELARNSVLMSGFSHKVKSYWLGPNYYKEGPEGNDIRRTNVPDIRLGYRNETMCEELNLITQAVRTEELESIEEEEDSLSMAPLPGAR, from the exons AGCAGCGAGGCACTCCCTGTTTATACCCTCTCACCTCCCAGAGATCACTCCCTGGGTCCTGCCTGTCCCTCAGGCACATCGACCTGCGCACCTCCATGGACGGGAAGTACAAGGAGATCGCAGAG GAGCTGTTCTCGCGCACGATGGCGGACAGCGAGATGCGCAGCGCCCCTTACGAGTTTCCGGAGGACAGTCCCATCGAGAAGCTGGAGGAGCGCAGGCAACGTCTGGAGAGACAGATCAGCCAGGATGTGAA ATTAGAGCCAGAGATTCTGCTCAGAGCCAAGCAAGACTTCATGAAAATCGACAGCGCCACTGACCTAGA GTACTTCAATGAGCAAAGTGACACTTGCTTGGATCACTTCCCTAAGGAGAGGGACCTCCCTCTGGAGCGCGAGTTCCAGCGCGTCACTATATCCGGGGAGGAGATGTGTGGG GTCCCGTTCACAGACCTGCTGGACGCTGCAAAGTGCATCGTCAAGGCCCTGTTTATCCGGGAGAAGTACATGGCTCGCTCCATGCAGAATTTCTGCAGGACCACGGCACGCTTCCTGCGGCAGCTGGGCGAGAAGCCGCTGGGCCTGAGCGTGTACGACGAGGTCCCCGAGACGCCCGTCGCTGCAG ATGCTCCTGTGCACCCCCCTGTGTCGACGACACACCCCTACGAAAACTGGGACCCCAACACCATGCCCCCCGACATGGGCTTTGGCTGCAAGATGGTGGACGGGGTCATGCACGTCTACAGCAAGTCCAGCCAGATGGATAA GAGCTCCGAGCTGGACCTGCCCTACACTGATCTTCAGGAGTACATCGCTGACATGAACGTGCTGATGGCTTTAATCATCAACGGACCTGT gAAGTCGTTCTGTTACCGCCGGCTGCAGTACCTGAGCTCCAAGTTCCAGATGCACATCCTGCTGAACGAGATGAAGGAGCTGGCCGCGCAGAAGAAGGTGCCACACCGAGACTTCTACAACATTCGCAAG GTGGACACTCACATCCACGCCTCGTCCTGCATGAACCAGAAGCACCTCCTGCGCTTCATCAAGAGGGCCATGAAGAAGTACCCCGAGGACATCGTGCACGTGGAGCAGGGCAAGGGCCAGACCCTGTCCGAGGTGTTTGAGAGCATGAACCTGACCGCCTTCGACCTGAGCGTGGACACCCTGGACATGCACGCG GATCGCAACACTTTCCACCGCTTCGATAAATTCAACGCCAAGTACAACCCGATCGGAGAGTCAATTCTCAGGGAGATCTTCATCAAGACAGACAACTACATCGAGGGCAAGTACTTCGGACACATCATCAAG gaGGTGATGGAGGACCTGGAGGAAAGCAAATACCAGAATGTGGAGCTGCGCCTGTCCATCTACGGCCGCTCTCGGGATGAGTGGGACAGTCTGGCCAAGTGGGCGGTCAAGCACAAGGTGCACTCGGACAACGTGCGCTGGCTTGTGCAGGTGCCCCGCCTCTT TGATGTCTACCGCACCAAGAAACAGCTGGCCAACTTCCAGGAGATGCTGGAGAACATCTTCCTGCCTCTGTTTGAGGCAACGATCAACCCCCAGAGCCACCCGGAGCTGCACCTCTTCCTGCAGCAC GTGGACGGGTTTGACAGCGTGGACGACGAGTCCAAACCAGAACACCACATCTTCAACTTGGACAGCCCCCTGCCGGTCAACTGGACAGTGGAGGACAACCCCCCCTACTCCTACTACCTGTACTACATGTATGCCAACATGACGGTCCTCAACCACCTGCGCAg GAGGCGGGGTTTCCACATGTTTGTGCTCCGCCCTCACTGCGGGGAGGCGGGGCCTATCCACCATCTCATCTCCGGGTTCATGCTGTCGGAGAACATCTCCCACGGATTGCTGCTGCGCAAG GCTCCAGTGCTGCAGTACCTCTACTACCTGGCTCAGATCGGGATCGCCATGTCGCCGCTTAGCAACAACAGCCTCTTCCTGAGTTACCATAGAAACCCCCTCCCAGAATACCTCTCCCGAGGTCTCATGGTGTCGCTCTCCACCGACGACCCGCTCCAGTTCCACTTCACCAAG GAGCCTCTGATGGAGGAGTACAGCATCGCCGCTCAGGTGTGGAAGCTGAGCTCCTGTGACATGTGTGAGCTGGCTAGAAACAGCGTGCTAATGAGCGGCTTCTCACACAAG GTGAAGAGTTACTGGCTGGGCCCCAACTACTACAAGGAGGGTCCTGAAGGGAACGACATCCGACGCACCAACGTGCCGGATATCCGTCTGGGGTATCGCAACGAGACCATGTGCGAGGAGCTGAACCTGATCACACAGGCCGTGCGGACAGAGGAGCTGGAGAGCatcgaggaggaggaggactcCCTGTCCATGGCACCGCTGCCCGGGGCACGATAA
- the LOC121299812 gene encoding AMP deaminase 2-like isoform X3, giving the protein MSSSPIPVKQKAKAPFRKRASLQNTASPEQRGTPCLYPLTSQRSLPGSCLSLRHIDLRTSMDGKYKEIAEELFSRTMADSEMRSAPYEFPEDSPIEKLEERRQRLERQISQDVKLEPEILLRAKQDFMKIDSATDLEYFNEQSDTCLDHFPKERDLPLEREFQRVTISGEEMCGVPFTDLLDAAKCIVKALFIREKYMARSMQNFCRTTARFLRQLGEKPLGLSVYDEVPETPVAADAPVHPPVSTTHPYENWDPNTMPPDMGFGCKMVDGVMHVYSKSSQMDKSSELDLPYTDLQEYIADMNVLMALIINGPVKSFCYRRLQYLSSKFQMHILLNEMKELAAQKKVPHRDFYNIRKVDTHIHASSCMNQKHLLRFIKRAMKKYPEDIVHVEQGKGQTLSEVFESMNLTAFDLSVDTLDMHADRNTFHRFDKFNAKYNPIGESILREIFIKTDNYIEGKYFGHIIKEVMEDLEESKYQNVELRLSIYGRSRDEWDSLAKWAVKHKVHSDNVRWLVQVPRLFDVYRTKKQLANFQEMLENIFLPLFEATINPQSHPELHLFLQHVDGFDSVDDESKPEHHIFNLDSPLPVNWTVEDNPPYSYYLYYMYANMTVLNHLRRRRGFHMFVLRPHCGEAGPIHHLISGFMLSENISHGLLLRKAPVLQYLYYLAQIGIAMSPLSNNSLFLSYHRNPLPEYLSRGLMVSLSTDDPLQFHFTKEPLMEEYSIAAQVWKLSSCDMCELARNSVLMSGFSHKVKSYWLGPNYYKEGPEGNDIRRTNVPDIRLGYRNETMCEELNLITQAVRTEELESIEEEEDSLSMAPLPGAR; this is encoded by the exons AGCAGCGAGGCACTCCCTGTTTATACCCTCTCACCTCCCAGAGATCACTCCCTGGGTCCTGCCTGTCCCTCAGGCACATCGACCTGCGCACCTCCATGGACGGGAAGTACAAGGAGATCGCAGAG GAGCTGTTCTCGCGCACGATGGCGGACAGCGAGATGCGCAGCGCCCCTTACGAGTTTCCGGAGGACAGTCCCATCGAGAAGCTGGAGGAGCGCAGGCAACGTCTGGAGAGACAGATCAGCCAGGATGTGAA ATTAGAGCCAGAGATTCTGCTCAGAGCCAAGCAAGACTTCATGAAAATCGACAGCGCCACTGACCTAGA GTACTTCAATGAGCAAAGTGACACTTGCTTGGATCACTTCCCTAAGGAGAGGGACCTCCCTCTGGAGCGCGAGTTCCAGCGCGTCACTATATCCGGGGAGGAGATGTGTGGG GTCCCGTTCACAGACCTGCTGGACGCTGCAAAGTGCATCGTCAAGGCCCTGTTTATCCGGGAGAAGTACATGGCTCGCTCCATGCAGAATTTCTGCAGGACCACGGCACGCTTCCTGCGGCAGCTGGGCGAGAAGCCGCTGGGCCTGAGCGTGTACGACGAGGTCCCCGAGACGCCCGTCGCTGCAG ATGCTCCTGTGCACCCCCCTGTGTCGACGACACACCCCTACGAAAACTGGGACCCCAACACCATGCCCCCCGACATGGGCTTTGGCTGCAAGATGGTGGACGGGGTCATGCACGTCTACAGCAAGTCCAGCCAGATGGATAA GAGCTCCGAGCTGGACCTGCCCTACACTGATCTTCAGGAGTACATCGCTGACATGAACGTGCTGATGGCTTTAATCATCAACGGACCTGT gAAGTCGTTCTGTTACCGCCGGCTGCAGTACCTGAGCTCCAAGTTCCAGATGCACATCCTGCTGAACGAGATGAAGGAGCTGGCCGCGCAGAAGAAGGTGCCACACCGAGACTTCTACAACATTCGCAAG GTGGACACTCACATCCACGCCTCGTCCTGCATGAACCAGAAGCACCTCCTGCGCTTCATCAAGAGGGCCATGAAGAAGTACCCCGAGGACATCGTGCACGTGGAGCAGGGCAAGGGCCAGACCCTGTCCGAGGTGTTTGAGAGCATGAACCTGACCGCCTTCGACCTGAGCGTGGACACCCTGGACATGCACGCG GATCGCAACACTTTCCACCGCTTCGATAAATTCAACGCCAAGTACAACCCGATCGGAGAGTCAATTCTCAGGGAGATCTTCATCAAGACAGACAACTACATCGAGGGCAAGTACTTCGGACACATCATCAAG gaGGTGATGGAGGACCTGGAGGAAAGCAAATACCAGAATGTGGAGCTGCGCCTGTCCATCTACGGCCGCTCTCGGGATGAGTGGGACAGTCTGGCCAAGTGGGCGGTCAAGCACAAGGTGCACTCGGACAACGTGCGCTGGCTTGTGCAGGTGCCCCGCCTCTT TGATGTCTACCGCACCAAGAAACAGCTGGCCAACTTCCAGGAGATGCTGGAGAACATCTTCCTGCCTCTGTTTGAGGCAACGATCAACCCCCAGAGCCACCCGGAGCTGCACCTCTTCCTGCAGCAC GTGGACGGGTTTGACAGCGTGGACGACGAGTCCAAACCAGAACACCACATCTTCAACTTGGACAGCCCCCTGCCGGTCAACTGGACAGTGGAGGACAACCCCCCCTACTCCTACTACCTGTACTACATGTATGCCAACATGACGGTCCTCAACCACCTGCGCAg GAGGCGGGGTTTCCACATGTTTGTGCTCCGCCCTCACTGCGGGGAGGCGGGGCCTATCCACCATCTCATCTCCGGGTTCATGCTGTCGGAGAACATCTCCCACGGATTGCTGCTGCGCAAG GCTCCAGTGCTGCAGTACCTCTACTACCTGGCTCAGATCGGGATCGCCATGTCGCCGCTTAGCAACAACAGCCTCTTCCTGAGTTACCATAGAAACCCCCTCCCAGAATACCTCTCCCGAGGTCTCATGGTGTCGCTCTCCACCGACGACCCGCTCCAGTTCCACTTCACCAAG GAGCCTCTGATGGAGGAGTACAGCATCGCCGCTCAGGTGTGGAAGCTGAGCTCCTGTGACATGTGTGAGCTGGCTAGAAACAGCGTGCTAATGAGCGGCTTCTCACACAAG GTGAAGAGTTACTGGCTGGGCCCCAACTACTACAAGGAGGGTCCTGAAGGGAACGACATCCGACGCACCAACGTGCCGGATATCCGTCTGGGGTATCGCAACGAGACCATGTGCGAGGAGCTGAACCTGATCACACAGGCCGTGCGGACAGAGGAGCTGGAGAGCatcgaggaggaggaggactcCCTGTCCATGGCACCGCTGCCCGGGGCACGATAA
- the LOC121299812 gene encoding AMP deaminase 2-like isoform X5 yields the protein MDGKYKEIAEELFSRTMADSEMRSAPYEFPEDSPIEKLEERRQRLERQISQDVKLEPEILLRAKQDFMKIDSATDLEYFNEQSDTCLDHFPKERDLPLEREFQRVTISGEEMCGVPFTDLLDAAKCIVKALFIREKYMARSMQNFCRTTARFLRQLGEKPLGLSVYDEVPETPVAADAPVHPPVSTTHPYENWDPNTMPPDMGFGCKMVDGVMHVYSKSSQMDKSSELDLPYTDLQEYIADMNVLMALIINGPVKSFCYRRLQYLSSKFQMHILLNEMKELAAQKKVPHRDFYNIRKVDTHIHASSCMNQKHLLRFIKRAMKKYPEDIVHVEQGKGQTLSEVFESMNLTAFDLSVDTLDMHADRNTFHRFDKFNAKYNPIGESILREIFIKTDNYIEGKYFGHIIKEVMEDLEESKYQNVELRLSIYGRSRDEWDSLAKWAVKHKVHSDNVRWLVQVPRLFDVYRTKKQLANFQEMLENIFLPLFEATINPQSHPELHLFLQHVDGFDSVDDESKPEHHIFNLDSPLPVNWTVEDNPPYSYYLYYMYANMTVLNHLRRRRGFHMFVLRPHCGEAGPIHHLISGFMLSENISHGLLLRKAPVLQYLYYLAQIGIAMSPLSNNSLFLSYHRNPLPEYLSRGLMVSLSTDDPLQFHFTKEPLMEEYSIAAQVWKLSSCDMCELARNSVLMSGFSHKVKSYWLGPNYYKEGPEGNDIRRTNVPDIRLGYRNETMCEELNLITQAVRTEELESIEEEEDSLSMAPLPGAR from the exons ATGGACGGGAAGTACAAGGAGATCGCAGAG GAGCTGTTCTCGCGCACGATGGCGGACAGCGAGATGCGCAGCGCCCCTTACGAGTTTCCGGAGGACAGTCCCATCGAGAAGCTGGAGGAGCGCAGGCAACGTCTGGAGAGACAGATCAGCCAGGATGTGAA ATTAGAGCCAGAGATTCTGCTCAGAGCCAAGCAAGACTTCATGAAAATCGACAGCGCCACTGACCTAGA GTACTTCAATGAGCAAAGTGACACTTGCTTGGATCACTTCCCTAAGGAGAGGGACCTCCCTCTGGAGCGCGAGTTCCAGCGCGTCACTATATCCGGGGAGGAGATGTGTGGG GTCCCGTTCACAGACCTGCTGGACGCTGCAAAGTGCATCGTCAAGGCCCTGTTTATCCGGGAGAAGTACATGGCTCGCTCCATGCAGAATTTCTGCAGGACCACGGCACGCTTCCTGCGGCAGCTGGGCGAGAAGCCGCTGGGCCTGAGCGTGTACGACGAGGTCCCCGAGACGCCCGTCGCTGCAG ATGCTCCTGTGCACCCCCCTGTGTCGACGACACACCCCTACGAAAACTGGGACCCCAACACCATGCCCCCCGACATGGGCTTTGGCTGCAAGATGGTGGACGGGGTCATGCACGTCTACAGCAAGTCCAGCCAGATGGATAA GAGCTCCGAGCTGGACCTGCCCTACACTGATCTTCAGGAGTACATCGCTGACATGAACGTGCTGATGGCTTTAATCATCAACGGACCTGT gAAGTCGTTCTGTTACCGCCGGCTGCAGTACCTGAGCTCCAAGTTCCAGATGCACATCCTGCTGAACGAGATGAAGGAGCTGGCCGCGCAGAAGAAGGTGCCACACCGAGACTTCTACAACATTCGCAAG GTGGACACTCACATCCACGCCTCGTCCTGCATGAACCAGAAGCACCTCCTGCGCTTCATCAAGAGGGCCATGAAGAAGTACCCCGAGGACATCGTGCACGTGGAGCAGGGCAAGGGCCAGACCCTGTCCGAGGTGTTTGAGAGCATGAACCTGACCGCCTTCGACCTGAGCGTGGACACCCTGGACATGCACGCG GATCGCAACACTTTCCACCGCTTCGATAAATTCAACGCCAAGTACAACCCGATCGGAGAGTCAATTCTCAGGGAGATCTTCATCAAGACAGACAACTACATCGAGGGCAAGTACTTCGGACACATCATCAAG gaGGTGATGGAGGACCTGGAGGAAAGCAAATACCAGAATGTGGAGCTGCGCCTGTCCATCTACGGCCGCTCTCGGGATGAGTGGGACAGTCTGGCCAAGTGGGCGGTCAAGCACAAGGTGCACTCGGACAACGTGCGCTGGCTTGTGCAGGTGCCCCGCCTCTT TGATGTCTACCGCACCAAGAAACAGCTGGCCAACTTCCAGGAGATGCTGGAGAACATCTTCCTGCCTCTGTTTGAGGCAACGATCAACCCCCAGAGCCACCCGGAGCTGCACCTCTTCCTGCAGCAC GTGGACGGGTTTGACAGCGTGGACGACGAGTCCAAACCAGAACACCACATCTTCAACTTGGACAGCCCCCTGCCGGTCAACTGGACAGTGGAGGACAACCCCCCCTACTCCTACTACCTGTACTACATGTATGCCAACATGACGGTCCTCAACCACCTGCGCAg GAGGCGGGGTTTCCACATGTTTGTGCTCCGCCCTCACTGCGGGGAGGCGGGGCCTATCCACCATCTCATCTCCGGGTTCATGCTGTCGGAGAACATCTCCCACGGATTGCTGCTGCGCAAG GCTCCAGTGCTGCAGTACCTCTACTACCTGGCTCAGATCGGGATCGCCATGTCGCCGCTTAGCAACAACAGCCTCTTCCTGAGTTACCATAGAAACCCCCTCCCAGAATACCTCTCCCGAGGTCTCATGGTGTCGCTCTCCACCGACGACCCGCTCCAGTTCCACTTCACCAAG GAGCCTCTGATGGAGGAGTACAGCATCGCCGCTCAGGTGTGGAAGCTGAGCTCCTGTGACATGTGTGAGCTGGCTAGAAACAGCGTGCTAATGAGCGGCTTCTCACACAAG GTGAAGAGTTACTGGCTGGGCCCCAACTACTACAAGGAGGGTCCTGAAGGGAACGACATCCGACGCACCAACGTGCCGGATATCCGTCTGGGGTATCGCAACGAGACCATGTGCGAGGAGCTGAACCTGATCACACAGGCCGTGCGGACAGAGGAGCTGGAGAGCatcgaggaggaggaggactcCCTGTCCATGGCACCGCTGCCCGGGGCACGATAA
- the LOC121300060 gene encoding glutathione S-transferase Mu 1-like encodes MVMKLAYWDIRGLAQPIRLLLEYTGTQYEEKLYSCGEAPDYDKSCWFDEKTKLGMDFPNLPYLTDGDHKICQSNAIMRYIARKHHMCGETEEEMIRVDVLENQAMDFRNGFVMLCYSPDYEKRRPGYMLQLPVTLKQFSEFLGDRKWFAGENITFVDFIMYELLDQHQMFEPKCLDEFQNLKEFHSRFEELEKIAAFMKSKNFIKTPVNNKMAQWGSKKE; translated from the exons ATGGTCATGAAACTCGCTTACTGGGATATCCGAGGG CTGGCTCAGCCCATTCGACTGCTACTGGAATACACTGGGACCCAGTATGAGGAGAAACTCTACTCCTGTGGAGAAG CTCCAGACTACGACAAGAGCTGCTGGTTTGATGAGAAGACGAAGCTGGGAATGGATTTTCCCAAC CTCCCGTACTTGACGGACGGAGACCACAAGATCTGCCAGAGCAATGCCATCATGAGGTACATCGCCCGCAAGCACCACATGT GTGGCGAGACGGAAGAGGAGATGATCCGAGTGGACGTGCTGGAGAACCAGGCCATGGATTTCCGGAACGGCTTTGTCATGCTGTGCTACAGCCCTGATTAC GAGAAGAGGAGGCCTGGGTACATGTTGCAGCTGCCTGTGACGCTGAAGCAGTTCTCGGAGTTCCTGGGGGATCGGAAGTGGTTTGCAGGAGAGAAT ATCACGTTTGTGGACTTCATCATGTACGAGCTCCTGGACCAGCACCAGATGTTCGAACCCAAGTGTTTGGATGAATTCCAGAACCTGAAGGAATTCCACAGCAGGTTCGAG GAGTTGGAGAAGATTGCAGCCTTCATGAAATCCAAGAATTTCATAAAGACCCCGGTGAACAACAAGATGGCTCAGTGGGGCAGCAAGAAGGAATGA
- the LOC121300059 gene encoding epidermal growth factor receptor kinase substrate 8-like codes for MYQGQSHSEDTGRYSQSNGYSAGGPVAQRSGSISRPSAKTIYQQRKEYAETMLKQPDVFQYRVEHLFTCGLDQKEVRSVDDCIARLKLLDAKGRVWGQDMILQVKDGSLQLTDIETKEELESFSLDSVQECTAVLQSCVYNSILTVTVRERSRRGHSVFLFQCEEIGAEHIQSDMEKLLQEKRESQGDQDNIRNNLESILAQPAPGRFQGKPLPPSQPEDRWSGLDQSTPPWDGPEYDKFPDFYQHRPREEERNQEQPVVSMAESHRNMEILNHVLSDLELFTLQLNEGVAAQSTGKKSKKKSKKDKGTAGLPPLQEFASCLQKMKYGFNLLGKLDGQIQNPSASDLVHVLFTALNFITSHCPKPDLAPSILSPLLIRPALELLENNVTPDEHRLWKALGDAWNLPRALWPDGDSIPPYVPEFSDGWEPPVPEPTRNLERDRGDRQSQRSSHRHRSFPEQQPNSEPWRFPPVRADEQPHFMRVMYDFMARNNQELSIMKGEILLVLDKSKKWFRARNVREEEGFVPNNMLEPVEEEDQEQNVYQELPSTLNRKSRPEEVTAWLQYKGFSKITVRCLGVLSGSLLLGMTRDEIKTVCPEEGGRVFFQLQAVKSSLALASENYGR; via the exons ATGTATCAAGGCCAGTCCCACTCAGAGGACACTGGAAGATATTCCCAGTCCAA TGGGTACAGTGCAGGTGGTCCAGTGGCACAGAGGTCCGGCAGCATCTCCCGACCCAGTGCCAAGACCATATACC AGCAGAGGAAGGAGTATGCTGAGACCATGTTGAAACAGCCAGACGTTTTCCAGTACAGAGTGGAG CACCTGTTCACTTGCGGGCTTGACCAAAAGGAGGTGCGGAGCGTGGACGACTGCATCGCCAGGCTCAAGCTGCTGGACGCCAAGGGCAGGGTGTGGGGTCAGGACATGATCCTGCAGGTCAAGGACGGCAGCCTGCAGTTGACCGACATTGAGACCAAG gAGGAGCTGGAGTCCTTCTCTCTGGACAGTGTGCAGGAGTGCACGGCCGTGCTGCAGAGCTGCGTCTACAACTCCATCCTGACAGTGACGGTGCGAGAGCGCAGCAGGAGGGGCCACAGCGTCTTCCTGTTCCAGTGCGAGGAGATCGGG GCTGAGCACATTCAGAGCGACATGGAGAAGCTGCTccaggagaagagagagagccaAGGAGACCAGGACAACATCAG GAACAATCTCGAGAGCATCTTAGCCCAGCCAGCGCCAGGGAGGTTTCAGGGCAAACCCCTGCCTCCCTCGCAGCCTGAGGACAGGTGGTCCGGCCTGGATCAGTCCACCCCTCCCTGGGACGGCCCAGAATATG ACAAGTTCCCTGACTTTTACCAACACCGCcccagggaggaggagaggaatcAGGAGCAGCCTGTAGTCAGCATGGCTGAGTCCCACAGGAATATG gaGATCCTCAATCACGTGCTGAGCGATCTGGAGCTCTTCACCCTGCAGCTGAACGAAGGTGTGGCGGCTCAGAGTACCGGCAAGAAGAGCAAGAAGAAAAGCAAGAAAGACAAAG GCACTGCAGGGTTACCGCCACTGCAAGAGTTTGCCTCCTGTCTCCAGAAAATGAAATACGGATTCAACCTGCTG GGTAAGCTGGATGGTCAAATCCAAAACCCCAGTGCAAGCGATCTGGTCCACGTGCTCTTCACAGCACTAAACTTT ATCACGTCACACTGCCCCAAGCCCGACCTTGCTCCCTCCATTCTCAGCCCCTTGCTGATCCGTCCAGCCCTCGAGCTGCTGGAGAACAATGTCACTCCCGACGAGCACCGTCTCTGGAAGGCCTTGGGGGACGCCTGGAACCTGCCCAG AGCACTCTGGCCGGACGGAGACTCAATCCCGCCCTACGTTCCAGAGTTTTCCGATGGGTGGGAGCCCCCTGTTCCAGAACCGACACGGAACCTGGAACGGGATCGCGGAGACCGTCAGAGTCAGAGAAGCAGCCATCGGCACAGGTCCTTCCCTGAGCAG CAACCAAATTCTGAACCGTGGCGCTTCCCACCTGTCCG CGCTGACGAGCAGCCTCACTTCATGCGGGTGATGTACGACTTCATGGCCAGAAACAACCAGGAGCTGAGCATCATGAAGGGAGAAATACTGCTG GTGCTGGATAAGAGTAAGAAGTGGTTCAGGGCGCGCAATGTCCGAGAAGAGGAGGGCTTCGTTCCCAACAACATGCTGGAGCCTGTGGAGGAGGAGGACCAAGAGCAGAACGTCTACCAG GAACTACCCTCGACCCTGAACAGAAAATCCAGACCCGAGGAGGTGACAGCGTGGCTTCAGTACAAGGGCTTCTCCAAAAT TACCGTGCGTTGCCTGGGAGTGCTCAGCGGATCCTTGCTCCTGGGGATGACCCGTGACGAGATCAAGACTGTCTGTCCAGAAGAGGGCGGTAGAGTGTTCTTCCAGCTGCAGGCTGTCAAGTCCTCCCTGGCG CTCGCCAGTGAAAACTATGGTCGATAA